One genomic segment of Sorex araneus isolate mSorAra2 chromosome X, mSorAra2.pri, whole genome shotgun sequence includes these proteins:
- the LOC129399708 gene encoding 40-kDa huntingtin-associated protein-like translates to MAASAAGLGGLGGLGGLGGGGGLGGGAGGGGAGAGGGAGPVPETGDFLARYRQVSNKLKKRFLRKPNVAEAGEQFAQLGRELRAQECLPYAAWCQLAVARCQQALFHGPGEALALTEAARLFLRQERDTRERLVCPAAYGEPLQAASSALGAAVRLHVELGQPAAAAALCLELAAALRDLGQPAAAAGHYQRAAHMQLPLLPLAALQALGDAASCLLLARDYTRALAVFTHMQLLAREYGSRPGPPPPPPPPTAAAGPAPAPPPGPGSALAAAPPATPLPPPPAAASTSASSSVTAAAAAAAPSPALLGAFSDVLVRCEVSRVLLLLLLQPPPAKLLPEHARTLEKYSWEAFDGHGQESGGQLPEELFLLLQSLVMATHEKDTEAVKSLQADMWPLLSAEQNHLLHLLLQETVSPSGQGI, encoded by the coding sequence ATGGCGGCGTCCGCTGCCGGCCTGGGCGGCCTGGGCGGCCTGGGCGGCctaggcggcggcggcggcctggGCGGCGGCGCCGGCGGTGGCGGCGCCGGTGCCGGTGGCGGCGCCGGCCCGGTGCCGGAGACCGGGGACTTCCTGGCCCGCTACCGCCAGGTGTCCAACAAGCTGAAGAAGCGGTTCCTGCGGAAGCCGAACGTGGCCGAGGCCGGCGAGCAGTTCGCGCAGCTGGGCCGCGAGCTGCGCGCCCAGGAGTGCCTGCCCTACGCGGCCTGGTGCCAGCTGGCCGTGGCGCGCTGCCAGCAGGCGCTCTTCCACGGCCCCGGGGAGGCGCTGGCGCTCACCGAGGCCGCCCGCCTCTTCCTGCGGCAGGAGCGCGACACGCGCGAGCGCCTCGTGTGCCCCGCCGCCTACGGCGAGCCGCTGCAGGCCGCCTCCAGCGCCCTGGGCGCCGCCGTGCGCCTGCACGTCGAGCTGGGCCAGCCGGCCGCAGCCGCCGCCCTGTGCCTCGAGCTGGCCGCCGCCCTGCGCGACCTGGGCcagccggccgccgccgccggccacTACCAGCGCGCCGCGCACATGCAGCTGCCGCTGCTGCCCCTGGCCGCGCTGCAGGCGCTCGGCGACGCCGCATCCTGCCTGCTGCTGGCGCGCGACTACACCCGTGCCCTGGCCGTCTTCACGCACATGCAGCTCCTGGCGCGGGAGTATGGCAGTCGCCCGggtccgccgccgccgccgccgccccccaccgccgccgccgggcccgcgcccgcgcccccgcccggccccggctcGGCCCTGGCCGCCGCACCGCCAGCAACGCctctgccgccgccgcccgcagCCGCCTccacctccgcctcctcctcGGTCACGGCtgccgccgcagccgccgcgccctcccccgccctgctggGCGCCTTCTCCGACGTGCTGGTCCGCTGCGAGGTGTCCCGCGTGCTGCTACTGCTGCTCCTGCAGCCGCCGCCCGCCAAGCTCCTGCCGGAGCACGCCCGCACCCTGGAGAAATACTCCTGGGAGGCGTTTGACGGGCATGGGCAGGAGAGCGGCGGCCAGCTGCCCGAAGAGCTCTTCCTGctgctccagtccctggtcaTGGCCACCCACGAGAAGGACACAGAAGCTGTCAAGTCGCTGCAGGCCGACATGTGGCCTCTGCTGAGTGCCGAGCAgaaccacctcctccacctcctgctGCAGGAGACCGTCTCCCCCTCGGGCCAGGGCATCTGA